One Maylandia zebra isolate NMK-2024a unplaced genomic scaffold, Mzebra_GT3a scaffold02, whole genome shotgun sequence DNA window includes the following coding sequences:
- the LOC143415712 gene encoding V-set domain-containing T-cell activation inhibitor 1-like — MVFLLSDQKVIPAESGGNVTLPCQAPDKGISVIVVEWSRADIEDEYVLSYRDGQFDPEDQHPSFKNRVDLQDRQMKDGDVSLILNNVTINDTGTYECRVVQRRTSRRKRAHLKTDPISVITLSVVDPPGQTGGLTEDGGKEAGGKEAGGKEAGFVGLKVGLSVSALLLVTALVGFLMYRRRQQRNYPNEL, encoded by the exons ATGGTGTTCCTGCTTTCAGACCAGAAAGTCATCCCAGCTGAGTCTGGAGGGAATGTCACTCTGCCATGTCAAGCTCCAGACAAGGGCATCTCCGTTATAGTTGTagagtggagcagagctgaTATAGAAGATGAATATGTCCTTTCCTATCGGGATGGGCAGTTTGATCCTGAGgaccagcatccatcttttaagaaccgggtggatctgcaggacagacagatgaaggatggagatgtgtctttgattctgaacaATGTGACGATTAATGACACTGGAACATACGAGTGTCGTGTTGTCCAGAGAAGAACAAGCCGCAGGAAGAGAGCTCATCTGAAGACTGACCCCATCAGCGTCATCACCCTGAGTgttgttgatcctccag gtcagacaggaggactcacagaggatggagggaaggaggctGGAGGGAAGGAGGCTGGAGGGAAGGAGGCAGGATTTGTTGGACTGAAAGTTGGTCTGTCAGTTTCTGCTTTGCTTCTTGTTACTGCTCTTGTTGGTTTTTTGATGTACAGAAGACGGCAACAGAGAAATTATCCTAATGAATTGTAG